One segment of Panicum virgatum strain AP13 chromosome 1K, P.virgatum_v5, whole genome shotgun sequence DNA contains the following:
- the LOC120644538 gene encoding protein CYPRO4-like encodes MGGSHSREDIDLTSSDEEEEYEEDYDARSPISEPAASAGQRDDDLLRTATPSSLEAIDAKLRSLDLKYQHPTAAKLYLHVGGSSPSARWVLDERRATYAFVDKASDDASSPRWFLEVRPGPRVSAPVDSALQLKTNPTQRRADFAAGGSVWALRLPTDAEFRRFGLEYERCIFENTYGVEATDEGRKEVFGADFAAWARPDEADDAVWADAEESLNPPAAAPARDLLEEFEEDAGDGDSIQSLALGALDNSFLVGGAGIQVVKNFQHGLHGKGASVRISGGSGIAYSTPKKALLMRGETNMLLMSPGEALRSNGVHHVDIETGKVVAEWRFEKDGTDITMRDIANDSKGAQLEPSGSTFLGLDDNRLCRWDMRDARGRVQTIGSSSESPVLKWSQGHQFSRGTNFQCFASTGDGSIVVGSVDGKIRLYSKSSMRMAKTAFPGLGSPITHVDVTFDGKWILGTTDTYLILICTIFKDKDGKEKTGFSGRMGNRIAAPRLLKLTPLDSILAGTDNKFHGGQFSWVTENGKQEKHLVATVGKFSVIWNFQQVKDSNHECYRDQQGLKSCYCYKVVLKDESIVDSRFMHEKFATGDSPEAPLVVATPMKVSSFSIANRR; translated from the exons ATGGGCGGCTCCCACAGCCGCGAGGACATCGACCTCACTTCctccgacgaggaggaggagtacGAGGAGGACTACGACGCCCGATCCCCCATCTCCGAGCCCGCCGCGAGCGCGGGCCAGCGCGACGACGACCTCCTCCGCACCGCCACCCCCTCGTCGCTCGAGGCCATCGACGCCAAGCTCAGGTCGCTCGACCTCAAGTACCAGCACCCCACCGCCGCCAAGCTCTACCTCCACGTCGGGGGGTCCTCGCCCTCAGCGCGCTGGGTGCTCGACGAGCGCCGCGCGACCTACGCCTTCGTCGACAAGGCGAGCGACGACGCCTCCTCCCCCAGGTGGTTCCTGGAGGTCCGCCCGGGGCCGCGGGTCTCCGCCCCCGTGGACTCAGCGCTCCAGCTGAAGACGAACCCTACTCAGCGCCGGGCGGACTTCGCTGCGGGCGGCTCCGTATGGGCTCTGCGACTGCCCACCGACGCCGAATTCCGCCGGTTCGGGTTGGAGTACGAGCGGTGCATTTTCGAGAATACCTACGGGGTCGAGGCCACGGACGAGGGCCGGAAGGAGGTGTTCGGCGCTGACTTCGCCGCGTGGGCGCGCCCCGACGAGGCCGACGACGCCGTTTGGGCCGACGCAGAGGAAAGCCTCaaccctcccgccgccgctccagcgAGGGACCTCCTTGAGGAGTTCGAGgaggacgccggcgacggcgacagcaTCCAGAGCCTCGCGCTTGGAGCGCTCGACAACAGCTTCTTGGTCGGCGGCGCCGGGATACAGGTTGTGAAGAACTTCCAGCATGGCTTGCACGGGAAGGGCGCATCGGTGAGGATTTCAGGTGGCAGTGGGATCGCCTATTCGACACCGAAGAAGGCTCTCCTTATGCGCGGCGAGACAAACATGCTGCTGATGAGCCCTGGAGAGGCTCTGCGTTCTAATGGAGTCCACCATGTTGATATTGAAACTGGAAAGGTCGTAGCCGAATGGCGGTTCGAGAAGGATGGAACTGACATCACGATGCGCGATATTGCCAACGACAGTAAGGGCGCACAGCTGGAACCCTCCGGATCGACATTCTTGGGGCTGGATGACAACCGATTGTGCAGATGGGATATGCGCGATGCCAGAGGCAGAGTGCAGACTATTGGTAGCTCATCAGAATCACCGGTGCTGAAATGGTCGCAGGGTCATCAGTTCTCGCGGGGCACTAACTTCCAGTGCTTCGCAAGTACTGGGGACGGTTCAATTGTAGTTGGTTCTGTGGATGGCAAGATCAGACTCTATTCTAAGAGCTCAATGCGTATGGCAAAGACGGCATTCCCAGGGCTCGGGTCCCCAATCACCCATGTGGATGTTACATTTGATGGGAAATGGATTCTGGGCACAACTGACACATACTTGATTTTGATCTGCACCATCTTTAAGGACAAGGATGGGAAAGAAAAGACTGGGTTTAGTGGGCGGATGGGAAATAGGATTGCTGCACCAAGGCTACTCAAGCTCACTCCGCTGGATTCAATTTTAGCAGGGACTGACAACAAATTCCATGGGGGCCAGTTCTCATGG GTGACAGAGAATGGAAAGCAGGAAAAGCATCTTGTTGCAACAGTTGGCAAATTCAGTGTCATATGGAATTTTCAGCAAGTAAAGGACAGCAACCATGAATGCTACCGTGATCAGCAGGGCCTTAAGAGCTGCTACTGCTACAAGGTCGTGCTCAAGGATGAATCAATTGTTGACAGCCGCTTTATGCATGAGAAGTTCGCAACTGGTGACTCTCCCGAGGCTCCTCTAGTGGTCGCGACACCGATGAAAGTCAGCTCTTTCAGTATAGCAAATAGACGCTAA